CTTTAGTGGCAAGATAATTGCAAAGGAAAACTGTCAGAATGATTATCGTTTGTTTATTAAACTTGATTCAAAAACGAGAATACCGGATTTCATAGATGCTTCTTCATTTTATTTTTCCGATCATTATAAATATAAGTACTTCAAATGCACTGATTATAAATATAATGGTTATAGTGTAAGTTTCTTAAATGGAGTTATGAATCTGAAAACATCTAAAACTTTATATTATTATTCCAGATTAGGAGATATTATGGAAAAAGATTCCTGCTCTGATTCTATCAGAGTAAATAAGCGAAAGTTTTTTTATTTCTGACGATTGCACGGTCATCGTATATAAAATAAGATAAAACAAGGTATCTTTGCCTCTGATTGGAATCGTATCATATAAATATGAAAAGATGCATTTTTACATATATTATTTTAATAGGATTGGCACTGACATCCTGCTCCACCACAAAGAATCTTTCGCGGCGGGGGGCTCAGCATGTAAAAAGGTATGAGTTCTCTCATCAGGATCTTCCGAAAGCATTCGATGGGTTTCGTATTGCCTTTATTTCCGACTTGCATTATAAGAGTGCGTTGCAGGAGAAGGGATTGGTAAAGTTGGTGCATCAGTTGCAGGCTGTCAATCCCGATTTGTTGCTGATGGGTGGAGATTACCAGGAGGGTTGTCAGTATGTGAAAGAGCTGTTCGACCGCCTGTCGGAGGTTCACCCTCAATATGGTATTGCCGGAGTATTGGGAAACAATGATTACGAACGTTGTCACGACGAGATTGTGACGGAAATGCAGCGGCACGGCATGCGGGTGCTAGAGCATCTTTGTGACACGATAACCAAAGAAGGGCAACGGATAATTGTTGCAGGGGTGCGTAATCCGTTCGATTTGAAAATCAATGGCGTTTCGCCCACTCTTGATTTGAAGCCGGAAGATTTTGTTGTTTTGCTAACCCATACACCCGATTATGTGGAGGATGTGGATGTTTCGAATACTGACCTCGCTCTGGCAGGGCATACGCATGGCGGGCAGATCACTTTGTTCGGGATTTATGCTCCTGTAACTCCTTCTCATTATGGCAGGAAGTTCCTGAAAGGGAAAAAGAAAACATCGGCTAAGGTGCCGGTGATTATTACCAACGGCATTGGCACTTCGTCGAAGAACATCAGAATGTTTGCGCCTAGTGAAATAGTAGTGATTGAACTGCGTTGCAAGAGTCCGGAATTCCACTACAAAAAATAGCCCTCTTCCTTGATTTTCTGGTAAACAGCCGGATGCATAAAATAGCGGATGTCCTTTCCGCTTTTAATGCCATCTCTAATAAAGGTGGAACTAATGTCTATTTCGGGCACGTTGGTGAGTTTTACCGAAGGAGGAAGTGTGCTTTTATCTATGGTTGAACCGGGGCGTGGATAAATCCAGATTTCATTCTCGTTAATGATTCGCTGATAATCTCTCCACTTATCAAAAATAAGCCAGTTATCTCCGCCGATGATGAGAATGAATTCCCGGTCGGGATAGGCTTTCTTCAGTTTGTCGATCGTATCGCAGGAGTAAGAAGGTTTGGGCAGGTGGAACTCAAAGTCAGATGCAAGGAATTTGGGATATCCTTCAATGGCCAGTTTTACCAGCTCCAGACGAATGTTGTCGTCCAGAAAGTCGCTTTCTTTCAACGGGTTTTGCGGGGTGACTAAAAACCATAGTTCATCGAGCTCCTCGAACTCGCAAATATAATTTGCCAGTGCGAGGTGCCCGATGTGAATAGGATTGAATGTTCCACCGAATATACCCGTCTTTATTTTCTTCATATCAGAAAAATGATGATATCCCTGAAAAAGGGAATTATCTATTTAGGAAGTCTTGGATTACCTTAAGTGCTTTGTTACGTGCCTCTTCCAGATTGTCGTTTATTATCACGACATCGAACTTATCGGCAAAACTTAGTTCGAATTCCGCTTTTGCAAGACGATTTTCGATAACTGAAGGCTCGTCGGTTCCTCTTCCTACAAGACGCTCACGAAGCACTTCCATGGAAGGGGGTTGTATGAATACAGAAAGCGCGCGGTCTCCGTAGAAATTCTTGATATTACATCCGCCAACCACGTCGACATCGAATATCACATTCTGACCGGCAGCCAGCTGTTTTTCGACTTGTTCTTTCAGGGTGCCGTAGAAACGGTCTTTGTACACCTCTTCGTATTCCAGGAATTCATCGTTGTTGATTCGCTGACGAAACTCTTCCGGTGAAAGAAAGAAATATTCCACTCCATGCTGTTCGGTCCCACGAGGCGGACGGCTGGTTGCTGAAATTGAAAAGGCAAGTTTAAGGCCCTGTTTCAACAGGTAGTTAATCATGGTTGACTTGCCAGCCCCGGAAGGTGCTGAAAATATAATTAACTTTCCTTTCATATTACATTACGTTTAAAACTTGTTCTTTGATTTGTTCTAGTTCGTCTTTCATCTGAACCACTATTTTCTGCATCTCCGCATTGTTGGATTTGCTTCCGAGGGTATTGATTTCACGCCCCATCTCCTGAGCGATAAAACCTAGCTTCTTTCCTTGTCCGCTGCCCTCTTCCATTGTATTGATAAAGTAGGTCAGGTGGTTGGCTAGTCTCTGCTTCTCCTCATTGATGTCCAGCTTCTCAATATAATAGATGAGTTCCTGTTCAAGGCGGTTCTTATCAAAATCTACACTGGCTGTCTTTTCCAGTGCATCCATGATGCGTGTCTTTATCTTTTCTATACGCTCTGCTTCATGTGGTGATACCGACTCGAGTAATGACCGGATGTTCGCAATTTTCTCCCGGAATTTCTTTTCCAGAGCCGAACCTTCCTGTTTGCGGAAGTCTACCAAGTGCTGAATAGCTTCTTGTACTGCTTTGTGTGCCTCTGCCCACTCTTCCTCAGAAAGCTCCTGAGTCTCCATCTTGGACATCACATCGGGCATGCGAAGCAATATTTTAAACCAATCGTTCGGCATCGGAATTTCCAACGCATCAGATAGCTGTCTGATTTGTCTGTAGTAACCTTCTACAACAGCTGCATTGATTGGAGTAACCACATCTGCATCGCTCTTGTCTATCCAAAGGCTGAAATCAACCTTGCCTCTTTCAAGCGATTTTGCTATTTCATTACGTATCTCCATCTCCTTTTCCCGATAGGCAGGAGCGATACGTGTTGATAAATCCAGAGCTTTACTGTTGAGTGACTTTATTTCAACGTTAATCTTCTTGTCAACCAGGGTGATAGTGGCTTTCCCGTAGCCGGTCATTGATTGTATCATAGTTGGTAAATTTTCTGCAAAAATAATGTTTTCTATCCAATTATGTCTCATAATTCTTCAGAATTGTTACCTTTGCCCCCGAATTGGTTTGCTGTTGTTTATCAACGATAGCAATTAAAAGGGAATCGGGTGAAAATCCCGGACAGGCCCGCTGCTGTGAACCTCTGTAAATCATCCTGATAAAAACTCTTGCCACTGGCTGTTGCCGGGAAGGCGTTCAGGATGGGAGTAAGTCAGAAGACCTGCCAATCTGTTTCATGTTTATCTCCTCGTGGAGTGGGAAATGAACCTTTGCGTACTAAAATCTGTTTTTGAAGGAATTTAATAGTAATTGTTCTGCCTTATTGGCGGAATGAATTGTTGTACCAAATATCTGAGAAATGATTAGAAGAATCTTGGTTGCTAACCGTGGCGAGATTGCGGTGAGAGTTATGCGCTCCTGCAGGGAAATGGAGATTGAATCGATTGCGATTTTCTCTGAAGCCGACCGGACGGCAAAACATGTCTTGTATGCTGATGAAGCCTATTGTGTAGGTGGAGCAGCATCAAAAGACAGCTATCTGAATGTAGAAAAAATCATCGAAATTGCCAAAGCTCATCAGGTGGATGCAATCCATCCGGGCTATGGTTTCCTCTCTGAAAACTCCCTTTTTGCCAATCGCTGCAAGGAAGAAGGTATAATCTTTATAGGGCCTGATGCTGGAACAATGGATGCGATGGGTGATAAGATATCTGCACGTAAGCAGATGATTGCAGCTGATGTACCTGTTGTTCCTGGTACTGAACAGAGCCTGAGAGATGTGAAAGAGGCAATCGATGTATGTAATAAAATTGGCTATCCGGTGATGCTGAAGGCATCGATGGGCGGTGGCGGAAAAGGGATGAGGCTGATTCACAATGAAAGCGAAGTCGAAGAGGCTTATACTACAGCAAAATCGGAGGCACTCTCATCATTTGGTGATGATACCGTATACCTGGAAAAGTTTGTGGAAGAACCTCACCATATTGAATTCCAGATTTTGGGTGATAATTATGGGAATGTGGTTCATCTGTGTGAAAGAGAGTGCTCTGTACAACGACGCAATCAGAAGATTGTAGAGGAGAGTCCATCTCCATTTATTACTGCGGAGTTGAGGGAAATGATGGGAAAAGCGGCGGTTGCTGCAGCAAAGGCTGTGAACTATGTCGGTGCCGGAACAATTGAGTTTTTGGTGGACAAGAACCGTAACTTCTACTTCCTGGAAATGAATACCCGGCTGCAGGTAGAGCATCCTATAACAGAAGAGGTGCTTGGCGTGGATTTGGTAAAAGAACAGATTCACATTGCCAACGGCATTCCTTTGCGTTTTAACCAGGAAGATATCGTGCAGCGTGGACATGCCATTGAATGCCGTATTTGTGCCGAAGATACTGAATTTAATTTTATGCCTTGTCCGGGTGTGATTCGACAGATAACAGAGCCTAATGGTATAGGCGTTCGCATTGATAGTTATGTGTACGAAGGATATGAAATTCCGATTCATTACGACCCGATGATTGGTAAACTGATTGTATGGGCTACTACCCGTAAATATGCTATCGAACGGATGCGCCGGGTGCTTCACGAGTACAAGATAACCGGAGTTAAAACTAATATTGGTTACCTGAGAAGCATCATGGATACTCCGGACTTTGTAAAAGGTGCTTATGATACCGGCTTTATACAGAAGAATACAGGATTGCTGTTGAAAGGCATTCCTACTGACGAGGAAGAAACCGAAAATATTGCAATGGTGGCAACGTATATAGACTATCTGATGAATCTGGAAGAAAATAACTCGAATGTATCTACCGATAATCGTCCTATCAGCCGCTGGCGTGAGTTTGGTTTACACAAAGGGGTATTGAGAATCTAAAAGAAAGCAAACAAATGGAAATACATATTGGAAAAAGAACTGCTGAAATAGAACTTCTTTCAAAGGAGGGCAATAATGTGCGCCTTACCATTGATGGAAAAGAGTTTGAAGTGGATGTGGTAATGGCGGAAAACGGAGCCTGTTCTATTCTGCATAATGGAAAGTCGTACAATGCAGAGCTTATTCGTTCGGGGAATGGGAAGAGTTACAAGGTAAATACCCACTTCTCTTCTTATAATGTGGATATCGTCGATACAAAAGCAAAGTATTTGCGAATGAAAAAGAAAGAAGAGGTGCGACAGGATGATAAAGTGGTATCACCAATGCCTGGGAAAGTGGTGAAAATACCTGTGAATGAAGGTGACCTGGTGGCTGCCGGAGAAACAGTGCTGGTTATTGAAGCCATGAAAATGCAGAGTAATTATAAAGTGACTTCCGATTGCTATATCAAAGAAATCCTGGTTAACGAGGGTGACTCTGTGAATAGTGACCAACAGCTGATATTGCTGGATTTAAATGTTGAAAAATGATTAAGTAATGGAAAAAGAAAAAATATATAACCGTTTTCTGGAAAAGGATAAAATAGCCGAATTGGGTGGAGGCGTGAACAGGGTTGAAAAGCAGCATCAGGCTGGCAAAATGACTGCCCGCGAACGTATTGAGATGTTGCTGGATAAGGGAACCTTTACAGAACTGGATAAGCTAATGGTACATCGTTGCACTAATTTTGGAATGGATAAGAATATAATTCCGGGAGATGGTGTGGTTTCAGGATATGGAAAGATTGATGGACGGCTGGTGTTTGTATATGCATACGATTTTACTGTGTATGGCGGAACGTTGAGTGCAACAAACTCACGCAAGATTGTTAAAGTACAGGAACTGGCTCTGAAAAACGGAGCGCCTGTTATTGCTCTGAACGATTCTGGTGGAGCCCGTATTCAGGAAGGGGTAGAGAGCCTGACTGGCTATGCTTCTATCTTTTACCAGAACACCATGGCTTCGGGAGTAATTCCTCAGATCTCGGCAATATTGGGTCCCTGTGCAGGCGGGGCTTGCTACTCTCCTGCATTGACCGACTTTATTTTTATGGTGAAAGAGAAAAGTCATATGTTTGTTACCGGGCCTGATGTGGTGAAAACGGTAACTCACGAAGAGGTAAGTAAAGAAGAGCTTGGGGGTGCTTATACTCACAGCAGTAAGAGTGGGGTTACTCACTTCCTGAGCAATTCGGAAGAAGAATTGCTGATGGGTATCCGTGAGCTGCTGAGCTTCCTTCCTTCCAACAACATGGAAGATGCTCCTTTGTCTGCAGCTACTGATGATATCCGACGTGAAGAGGAGTCGCTGGAGAATGTAGTCCCGACCGACCCTAACATTCCTTATGACATCAAAGATATCATTGAACCGGTAATGGACGACCACTATTTCTTTGAAGTAATGCCTCACTTTGCCAGAAATGCTGTAATTGGTTTTGGTCGCCTTGGTGGAAAATCAGTCGGTGTGATAGCTAATCAGCCCGCTTATCTGGCCGGTGTGCTTGATATAGATGCTTCCGATAAGATTGCACGTTTCATACGTTTCTGTGATTGTTTCAATATTCCGTTGGTTACCTTTGAAGATGTGCCGGGATTTCTTCCGGGTTGCATACAAGAACACAACGGTATAATCCGTCATGGGGCGAAAATTGTATATGCATATGCCGAAGCAACGGTCCCTAAAGTAACCCTGATTACCAGAAAAGCGTACGGAGGAGCATATATTGTGATGGCAAGCAAACAGACAGGTGCAGATGTAAACCTGGCTTATCCGAATGCTGAAATTGCAGTGATGGGGGCCGAAGGAGCCGTGAATATTCTCTTCAGAAATGCTGATGAAGAAGCTAAGAAACAGGCAATTGAGGATTATAAAACCAACTTTGCCAATCCGTATCAAGCAGCAGAATTGGGATACATTGATGAAATTATTCTTCCGCGTCAAACTCGCTTTAAACTGATTCAGGCGTTGGAGATGGCTCATAACAAGATGCAGACTAACCCGCCGAAAAAGCACGGAAATATGCCATTATAATTTATTTTGGAAAAAAGTGGGGGTTTTCTATGTAAAAAGTGTATTTTTGCACAGATAAAGAAGAAATTTTATGTCTTGTATTTTACATATAGAAACCTCCACTGCCGTTTGTTCGGTAGCTATCAGTGAGGACAGCCATGTTATCTTTAGTCAGGAAGATTTCAATGGTCCGTCTCACGCAGTCTCTTTAGGCGTTTTTGTAGATGAAGCTCTTTCGTTCATCGATAGTCGTGCCATTGTGCTTGATGCCGTTGCGGTAAGTTGTGGCCCCGGGTCCTATACAGGATTAAGAATCGGAGTTTCAATGGCAAAAGGTATCTGCTATGGGCGAAACATTCCATTGATAGGCATTCCAACATTGGAAGTACTCAGCGTACCCGTGCTTCTGTATCACGATTTGCCTGAAGATGCTCTGATTTGTCCTATGATTGACGCACGCAGAATGGAAGTTTATGCAGCTATATATGATAGAGCGCTGAAGGTGAAGCGACCCATTTCTGCAGATATTGTTGATGAGAATTCATACATGGAGTTTCTTAATGAACAACCTGTTTACTTCTTTGGCAACGGAGCCGCTAAGTGCAAGGAAAAGATTACTCATCCTAATGCACATTTCATTGACGATATACACCCGTTGGCAAAACTGATGTCTCCACTGGCGGAAAAGGCATTTATTAATGGTGATTTTAAGGACGTGGCCTATTTTGAACCATTCTACCTCAAAGAGTTTCTGGTAACCAAGCCAAAGAAACTACTGTAAAAAACAAACATAACGAATAAATTGTAATTGATGGAATATAACACTCAACAAAGAGTATTACCGCTTCCCGAATACGGACGAAGCATTCAGAACATGGTTGATTATGCTCTGACAATTGAAGACAGAGCCGAAAGACAGCGTTGTGCAAATACCATTATAAACATCATGGGGAATATGTTTCCTCATTTGCGCGATGTACCCGATTTTAAACATAAACTTTGGGATCACTTGGCTATCATGGCCGACTTCAAACTGGATATCGATTTTCCATTCGAAATAATTAAAAAAGATAATCTGATTACTAAACCGGATATGATTCCATACCCAAGTTCCAAAATCAGGTATCGTCACTATGGACGTACATTGGAAAAACTGATTAAGATTGCGTCTGATTATCCGGAAGGAAATGAGAAAAAACAACTGATTGCTTTGGTGGCCAATCATATGAAGAAAAGCTTCATGAACTGGAATAAGGATGTTGTAGACGACCGGAAGATCTTTGATGATCTGAAAGATTATTCACGTGGTAAGATTGAAGTGGACGAAGATACGTTGAAACTGATGGAGACAAGGACTATCCTTAGTCGGAAAACAAAGGTGAATAATAATCAACGTCGTTATTCAAAATAATAATTTAACACAGAAACTATGGCTTCATTTGTAATCGAAGGAGGGCACAAGCTTTGTGGAGAAATTGTTCCTCAAGGTGCTAAAAACGAAGTGCTGCAAATTATTTGCGCAACATTACTCACATCGGAAGAGGTGACAGTATCTAACATTCCTGATATCCTGGATGTGAATAATCTGATCCAGCTAATGAGGGATATGGGGGTAACAGTGTCAAAGAAGAGCATTGATACCTATTCGTTTAAGGCGGAAGCTGTAGACTTGGCATATCTGGAGAGTGATGAATTTCTGAAGAAATGTTCAAGCCTAAGAGGGTCGGTAATGCTGATTGGCCCGATGGTTGCCCGTTTTGGTAAGGCAATGATTTCTAAACCGGGTGGCGATAAGATAGGACGCAGACGTCTGGATACCCACTTCCTGGGTATTCAGAAACTAGGAGCGGATTTTGAATATAACGAAGAACGAGGAATTTACGAAATAAAGGCCGATAAACTGACAGGAACCTATATGTTGCTGGATGAGGCTTCGGTTACCGGAACAGCTAATATTGTGATGGCAGCAGTGTTAGCAATGGGAACAACCACGATTTATAATGCTGCATGCGAACCTTACTTGCAACAGTTATGCAAAATGCTGAACCGGATGGGAGCGAAGATAAGTGGTATAGCCTCGAA
The Bacteroides sedimenti genome window above contains:
- the gmk gene encoding guanylate kinase gives rise to the protein MKGKLIIFSAPSGAGKSTMINYLLKQGLKLAFSISATSRPPRGTEQHGVEYFFLSPEEFRQRINNDEFLEYEEVYKDRFYGTLKEQVEKQLAAGQNVIFDVDVVGGCNIKNFYGDRALSVFIQPPSMEVLRERLVGRGTDEPSVIENRLAKAEFELSFADKFDVVIINDNLEEARNKALKVIQDFLNR
- a CDS encoding DUF4290 domain-containing protein, with the protein product MEYNTQQRVLPLPEYGRSIQNMVDYALTIEDRAERQRCANTIINIMGNMFPHLRDVPDFKHKLWDHLAIMADFKLDIDFPFEIIKKDNLITKPDMIPYPSSKIRYRHYGRTLEKLIKIASDYPEGNEKKQLIALVANHMKKSFMNWNKDVVDDRKIFDDLKDYSRGKIEVDEDTLKLMETRTILSRKTKVNNNQRRYSK
- the tsaB gene encoding tRNA (adenosine(37)-N6)-threonylcarbamoyltransferase complex dimerization subunit type 1 TsaB, yielding MSCILHIETSTAVCSVAISEDSHVIFSQEDFNGPSHAVSLGVFVDEALSFIDSRAIVLDAVAVSCGPGSYTGLRIGVSMAKGICYGRNIPLIGIPTLEVLSVPVLLYHDLPEDALICPMIDARRMEVYAAIYDRALKVKRPISADIVDENSYMEFLNEQPVYFFGNGAAKCKEKITHPNAHFIDDIHPLAKLMSPLAEKAFINGDFKDVAYFEPFYLKEFLVTKPKKLL
- a CDS encoding acyl-CoA carboxylase subunit beta; amino-acid sequence: MEKEKIYNRFLEKDKIAELGGGVNRVEKQHQAGKMTARERIEMLLDKGTFTELDKLMVHRCTNFGMDKNIIPGDGVVSGYGKIDGRLVFVYAYDFTVYGGTLSATNSRKIVKVQELALKNGAPVIALNDSGGARIQEGVESLTGYASIFYQNTMASGVIPQISAILGPCAGGACYSPALTDFIFMVKEKSHMFVTGPDVVKTVTHEEVSKEELGGAYTHSSKSGVTHFLSNSEEELLMGIRELLSFLPSNNMEDAPLSAATDDIRREEESLENVVPTDPNIPYDIKDIIEPVMDDHYFFEVMPHFARNAVIGFGRLGGKSVGVIANQPAYLAGVLDIDASDKIARFIRFCDCFNIPLVTFEDVPGFLPGCIQEHNGIIRHGAKIVYAYAEATVPKVTLITRKAYGGAYIVMASKQTGADVNLAYPNAEIAVMGAEGAVNILFRNADEEAKKQAIEDYKTNFANPYQAAELGYIDEIILPRQTRFKLIQALEMAHNKMQTNPPKKHGNMPL
- the accC gene encoding acetyl-CoA carboxylase biotin carboxylase subunit, which gives rise to MIRRILVANRGEIAVRVMRSCREMEIESIAIFSEADRTAKHVLYADEAYCVGGAASKDSYLNVEKIIEIAKAHQVDAIHPGYGFLSENSLFANRCKEEGIIFIGPDAGTMDAMGDKISARKQMIAADVPVVPGTEQSLRDVKEAIDVCNKIGYPVMLKASMGGGGKGMRLIHNESEVEEAYTTAKSEALSSFGDDTVYLEKFVEEPHHIEFQILGDNYGNVVHLCERECSVQRRNQKIVEESPSPFITAELREMMGKAAVAAAKAVNYVGAGTIEFLVDKNRNFYFLEMNTRLQVEHPITEEVLGVDLVKEQIHIANGIPLRFNQEDIVQRGHAIECRICAEDTEFNFMPCPGVIRQITEPNGIGVRIDSYVYEGYEIPIHYDPMIGKLIVWATTRKYAIERMRRVLHEYKITGVKTNIGYLRSIMDTPDFVKGAYDTGFIQKNTGLLLKGIPTDEEETENIAMVATYIDYLMNLEENNSNVSTDNRPISRWREFGLHKGVLRI
- the nadD gene encoding nicotinate (nicotinamide) nucleotide adenylyltransferase, with product MKKIKTGIFGGTFNPIHIGHLALANYICEFEELDELWFLVTPQNPLKESDFLDDNIRLELVKLAIEGYPKFLASDFEFHLPKPSYSCDTIDKLKKAYPDREFILIIGGDNWLIFDKWRDYQRIINENEIWIYPRPGSTIDKSTLPPSVKLTNVPEIDISSTFIRDGIKSGKDIRYFMHPAVYQKIKEEGYFL
- a CDS encoding biotin/lipoyl-containing protein, with translation MEIHIGKRTAEIELLSKEGNNVRLTIDGKEFEVDVVMAENGACSILHNGKSYNAELIRSGNGKSYKVNTHFSSYNVDIVDTKAKYLRMKKKEEVRQDDKVVSPMPGKVVKIPVNEGDLVAAGETVLVIEAMKMQSNYKVTSDCYIKEILVNEGDSVNSDQQLILLDLNVEK
- a CDS encoding YicC/YloC family endoribonuclease, with protein sequence MIQSMTGYGKATITLVDKKINVEIKSLNSKALDLSTRIAPAYREKEMEIRNEIAKSLERGKVDFSLWIDKSDADVVTPINAAVVEGYYRQIRQLSDALEIPMPNDWFKILLRMPDVMSKMETQELSEEEWAEAHKAVQEAIQHLVDFRKQEGSALEKKFREKIANIRSLLESVSPHEAERIEKIKTRIMDALEKTASVDFDKNRLEQELIYYIEKLDINEEKQRLANHLTYFINTMEEGSGQGKKLGFIAQEMGREINTLGSKSNNAEMQKIVVQMKDELEQIKEQVLNVM
- a CDS encoding metallophosphoesterase, whose product is MKRCIFTYIILIGLALTSCSTTKNLSRRGAQHVKRYEFSHQDLPKAFDGFRIAFISDLHYKSALQEKGLVKLVHQLQAVNPDLLLMGGDYQEGCQYVKELFDRLSEVHPQYGIAGVLGNNDYERCHDEIVTEMQRHGMRVLEHLCDTITKEGQRIIVAGVRNPFDLKINGVSPTLDLKPEDFVVLLTHTPDYVEDVDVSNTDLALAGHTHGGQITLFGIYAPVTPSHYGRKFLKGKKKTSAKVPVIITNGIGTSSKNIRMFAPSEIVVIELRCKSPEFHYKK